The Verrucomicrobium spinosum DSM 4136 = JCM 18804 genome includes a region encoding these proteins:
- a CDS encoding ThuA domain-containing protein — protein MKRRTFSWTLAILAAAAGLMPVTSHAAEAKKVILVTTTTGFRHSSIPFAEKTLAQLAESSKAYTIVDTCKQPEVQVPKKPNKPKDLASDADTKAREKYDKEIKAYEAAMAKWTPEVEAQAKAAQADFDTQMKAALAKLSPENLKAKGIDGVIFANTTGDLPLPDPEGFIKWIEEGHAFIGMHSASDTFHKFTGYIGMLQGEFAGHGAQVPADLVAADTKHPANAGIGETWNLKQEEMYLIKSQDRSKIRSLWHMRHHPNKTEETGFFPVAWARKAGQGNVFYTSLGHREDLWSADPEMKGRVNSVELAQQYQAHILGGIKWALGLAEGSAEPNPDAK, from the coding sequence ATGAAACGTCGCACCTTCTCCTGGACTCTGGCCATCCTGGCTGCAGCCGCCGGGCTTATGCCGGTCACCAGCCATGCTGCTGAGGCCAAGAAAGTCATCCTGGTGACCACCACCACCGGCTTCCGCCACAGCTCCATCCCCTTCGCGGAAAAGACATTGGCCCAGCTCGCAGAGAGTTCCAAGGCCTACACCATTGTGGACACCTGCAAGCAGCCGGAAGTCCAGGTGCCGAAGAAGCCCAACAAGCCCAAGGACCTGGCCTCGGACGCCGACACGAAGGCCAGGGAGAAGTACGACAAGGAAATCAAGGCCTATGAGGCCGCCATGGCCAAGTGGACGCCGGAGGTCGAGGCCCAGGCCAAGGCCGCACAGGCAGACTTCGACACCCAGATGAAGGCCGCCCTGGCCAAGCTGAGCCCTGAGAACCTCAAGGCCAAGGGCATCGATGGCGTCATCTTCGCCAATACCACCGGCGATCTCCCGCTGCCTGATCCGGAAGGTTTCATCAAGTGGATCGAAGAAGGCCACGCCTTCATCGGCATGCACTCTGCCAGCGATACCTTCCACAAGTTCACCGGCTACATCGGCATGCTCCAGGGTGAGTTCGCCGGTCACGGTGCCCAGGTCCCCGCAGACCTTGTAGCCGCCGACACCAAGCACCCGGCCAACGCTGGCATCGGTGAGACCTGGAACCTGAAGCAGGAGGAGATGTACCTTATCAAGAGCCAGGACCGCAGCAAGATCCGCTCCCTCTGGCATATGCGCCACCACCCAAACAAGACGGAGGAGACTGGCTTCTTCCCCGTGGCCTGGGCTCGTAAAGCCGGCCAAGGCAACGTGTTCTACACCTCCCTCGGCCATCGTGAGGACCTCTGGAGCGCCGATCCGGAGATGAAAGGCCGCGTAAACTCCGTGGAGCTGGCCCAGCAGTACCAGGCCCACATCCTTGGCGGCATCAAGTGGGCCCTCGGCCTGGCCGAGGGCAGTGCAGAGCCGAATCCGGATGCGAAGTAA
- a CDS encoding Gfo/Idh/MocA family protein, protein MSAPSSSSRRRFLQTATAGVAAPFFIPGRTWAQDAAPNERIVMGFIGMGKQMGGLLSRFLQYPNVQVVAVCDVDTTRREDAKAKVDKAYGNTSCKAVNDFREITTNKDINAVCIATPDHWHAIISLSAVTNGKDVYCEKPLTHNIHEAVTLVDTVRKNNRILQTGSMQRSSAEFRIACELVRNGVIGEIKTVDTSFGGPAKPCALPEEPLEPGLDWDRWLGPAPVRPYNSELSPRGVSKNFPMGWRYSREYGGGMVTDWGAHHIDIAQWGLGMDENGPVELRPPADWQTAQKGGQLVYANGVILNHVTGKGCSFFGTEGEVHVNRGKFELVLGGKTKAKFWDKDLDKGTSLQREYTLMEREFLTNAKVKLYNSKDQIQDFLACIKSRQKPVCDVGIGASSAIACHLLNIGYYYGANLKWDPIKNQIVSGGDPKWLTRDYRGEWKV, encoded by the coding sequence ATGTCCGCACCTTCCTCCTCCAGCCGTCGTCGCTTCCTGCAGACTGCGACCGCCGGCGTTGCCGCTCCGTTTTTCATCCCCGGCCGCACCTGGGCCCAGGACGCCGCTCCCAATGAGCGCATCGTCATGGGTTTCATCGGCATGGGCAAGCAGATGGGGGGCCTCCTGAGCCGCTTCCTTCAGTATCCGAACGTCCAGGTGGTCGCCGTCTGCGACGTGGACACCACCCGGCGCGAGGACGCCAAGGCCAAGGTGGACAAAGCCTATGGCAACACCAGCTGCAAGGCGGTGAACGACTTCCGTGAGATCACCACGAACAAGGACATCAACGCGGTCTGCATCGCCACGCCCGACCACTGGCATGCGATCATCAGCCTCTCCGCCGTGACCAACGGCAAGGACGTGTACTGCGAAAAGCCGCTGACCCACAACATCCACGAGGCCGTCACCCTGGTGGACACGGTGCGGAAGAACAACCGGATCCTCCAGACCGGCTCGATGCAGCGTAGCAGCGCGGAGTTCCGCATCGCCTGTGAACTGGTGCGCAACGGCGTCATCGGAGAGATCAAGACGGTGGACACCTCCTTCGGCGGCCCGGCCAAGCCCTGCGCCCTGCCCGAGGAGCCCCTGGAGCCCGGTCTCGACTGGGACCGCTGGCTTGGGCCAGCTCCGGTTCGTCCGTACAACTCGGAGCTCAGCCCCCGTGGTGTCTCCAAGAATTTCCCCATGGGCTGGCGCTACTCCCGTGAGTATGGCGGCGGTATGGTGACCGACTGGGGTGCCCACCACATCGACATTGCCCAGTGGGGCCTCGGCATGGATGAGAACGGCCCGGTGGAACTGCGTCCGCCGGCCGACTGGCAGACCGCCCAGAAGGGTGGCCAGCTCGTGTATGCGAACGGCGTGATCCTCAACCACGTGACCGGCAAGGGGTGCAGCTTCTTCGGTACCGAAGGGGAGGTGCACGTGAACCGCGGCAAGTTCGAGCTCGTGCTCGGCGGCAAGACCAAGGCCAAGTTCTGGGACAAGGATCTCGACAAGGGCACCTCCCTCCAGCGTGAGTACACTCTGATGGAGCGTGAGTTTCTCACCAACGCCAAGGTGAAGCTGTACAACAGCAAGGACCAGATCCAGGACTTCCTGGCCTGCATCAAGTCCCGCCAGAAGCCTGTGTGTGACGTGGGTATCGGTGCCAGCAGCGCCATCGCCTGCCACCTGCTCAACATCGGCTACTACTACGGTGCGAACCTGAAGTGGGACCCCATCAAGAACCAGATCGTCAGCGGTGGCGATCCCAAGTGGTTGACGCGGGATTACCGCGGTGAGTGGAAGGTGTGA
- a CDS encoding exodeoxyribonuclease III: MKLVSWNVNGIRACMDKGLREYLTACDADVICLQEVKAMEEQAGLEWFKDYQVVWNAAQKKGYSGTAILTRQPIKSHAIGMGIDEHDKEGRVITVEFPDYYVVNVYTPNAQAELARLPYRLLWDDAFRLYLKNLEQTKPVLACGDLNVAHNEIDIARPKENRFSPGFSDQERASFGKLLESGFVDTFRHFDSRPHQYSWWSYRANARGNNVGWRIDYWLASQGLKDGLKSSIIRPDIHGSDHCPVELVMG; this comes from the coding sequence ATGAAACTCGTTTCCTGGAACGTCAACGGCATCCGCGCCTGCATGGACAAGGGTCTGCGCGAATACCTCACCGCCTGCGATGCCGACGTGATCTGTCTGCAGGAGGTGAAGGCCATGGAGGAGCAGGCCGGGCTGGAGTGGTTCAAGGACTATCAGGTCGTCTGGAACGCCGCCCAGAAGAAGGGCTACTCCGGCACGGCCATTCTCACCCGTCAGCCGATCAAGTCCCACGCCATCGGCATGGGCATCGATGAGCATGACAAGGAAGGCCGCGTCATCACCGTGGAGTTCCCCGACTACTACGTGGTGAACGTGTACACGCCCAACGCCCAGGCTGAGCTGGCCCGCCTGCCGTATCGCCTGCTTTGGGATGATGCTTTCCGCCTCTATCTCAAGAACCTAGAACAGACCAAGCCCGTGCTGGCCTGCGGTGACCTGAACGTCGCACACAACGAGATCGACATCGCCCGGCCCAAGGAAAACCGCTTCAGCCCCGGCTTCAGCGATCAGGAACGTGCCAGCTTCGGCAAGCTGCTGGAATCTGGCTTTGTGGATACCTTCCGCCACTTCGACTCCCGTCCCCATCAATACTCCTGGTGGAGCTACCGCGCCAATGCCCGCGGCAACAACGTGGGCTGGCGCATCGACTACTGGCTCGCCTCCCAAGGACTGAAGGACGGCCTGAAAAGCTCGATCATCCGCCCAGACATCCACGGGTCAGACCATTGCCCGGTGGAGCTGGTGATGGGGTGA
- a CDS encoding polysaccharide pyruvyl transferase family protein, with protein MKIAFVGASGYGNVGDDTYPLVFQEQFRGAELLFFNSDLPAEMPSDLDLVVLGGGGIIYNSATHDESPSPHFRCMQFYMDHAIASGTPWGFLSCGLQLRARRDEYFRTDLAPWVPYLQQADFITVRSPECVQKIQDITGRKDGVSFFPDAAYLYRTHAPAPPAGGRPMLTVVPAGVINPHNQHNQHMVRLARSLDYEVVWMSMGAPVDDGTHLDNAQLLDPTVRIIRRPGPAAAYAQIGASRLVFTGRYHGMIFARAQGIPFYVSEDAPYKIRMEDLQADPADAQGHVETLKAAMERVQSGAKK; from the coding sequence ATGAAGATCGCGTTTGTAGGAGCCTCCGGGTACGGCAATGTCGGGGACGACACGTACCCTCTCGTGTTTCAGGAGCAGTTCCGCGGTGCGGAGCTGCTCTTCTTCAACTCTGACCTCCCCGCGGAGATGCCCTCCGACCTGGACCTCGTCGTCCTGGGTGGGGGCGGCATCATCTACAACTCCGCCACCCACGACGAGTCGCCCTCCCCGCACTTCCGCTGCATGCAGTTCTACATGGACCATGCCATCGCCAGCGGCACCCCCTGGGGCTTCCTGTCCTGCGGGCTCCAGCTCCGCGCCCGCCGGGACGAGTACTTCCGCACCGACCTCGCCCCCTGGGTCCCCTATCTGCAGCAGGCAGACTTCATCACCGTCCGCTCCCCGGAATGCGTCCAGAAGATCCAGGACATTACTGGACGTAAGGACGGCGTCTCATTCTTTCCCGATGCCGCCTACCTCTACCGTACCCATGCTCCAGCCCCCCCGGCAGGTGGACGCCCCATGCTGACCGTCGTGCCCGCCGGCGTGATCAACCCCCACAACCAGCACAACCAGCACATGGTGCGGCTGGCCCGGTCCTTGGACTACGAAGTGGTCTGGATGAGCATGGGCGCCCCGGTGGATGACGGCACCCACCTCGACAACGCACAACTCCTCGACCCCACCGTGCGGATCATCAGGAGGCCCGGTCCCGCCGCGGCGTACGCCCAGATCGGTGCCTCCCGCCTCGTCTTCACCGGTCGCTATCACGGCATGATCTTCGCCCGCGCCCAAGGCATCCCTTTTTACGTGTCCGAAGACGCCCCCTACAAGATCCGCATGGAGGATCTGCAGGCCGATCCGGCTGATGCGCAGGGGCACGTGGAGACATTGAAGGCAGCGATGGAGCGGGTGCAATCGGGCGCGAAGAAATGA
- a CDS encoding DUF1549 domain-containing protein: MKTLTPCLAILAFAVAGTLPAAKPDPLKAAAQIDAILAADWQKNKLKGNEPVSDEMFVRRIHLDIVGRIPTYRETEEYLNSKDPAKRQKLIDRLLAGEGYVQHFYNFWADVLRAQSNGQAGAITGTAYTSFIKDSLRTNKPYDQFVREMVSAQGRSWENGAIGYYMRDRGMPLDNMANTVRIFLGTRVECAQCHNHPFDKWSQKQFYEMAAFTYGVEANDYNGGALTGVRDLLRDREKAIRDIEKAHGKDAANKAREEYRKESRYVNEALTRLRDPVRYTDASFNERRELRLPHDYQYTDAKPKSAVAPASMMGKAVEKKEGQGQLEAYATWMTSRDNPRFTNVVANRLWKKTFGMGLIEPVDELMDSTVAMNPELMKHLEGLMVSLNYDMKAYLRTLFNTRAYQSAVTREEIPAGMPYHFTGPVLRRMSAEQMWDSFVALINPTPDMPNLPVREQAEQRIAAAKKYSDSLDTLTPEEMLKGAEVAGQKFKEQSTKLTELQKLIAQARADGDKEKARELGRESNELQRVARQSVNTNIVVPAMRKLASNVSGKTATPEASATLAAVDGAAAPTGPAMADGASSMMAMNPMEASMGIDTKVLIPGYDKAPKTDEQIREEREAQQKVLLDEAGYYGIPEKKVRDYAKSRVAQMRQWLRSAEIDSPAPRGHYLREFGQSDRETIENANYDASVPQALAMMNSPLLPQIMDQYSQLMLTINKAPYPDDKVDAAYMTLLSRKPTPKEREVWSKAQDKGLNTMEDLIYALINTQQFIFIQ; the protein is encoded by the coding sequence ATGAAGACGCTCACGCCTTGCCTTGCTATTCTTGCCTTTGCCGTGGCGGGAACGCTGCCTGCCGCCAAGCCAGATCCTCTCAAGGCGGCGGCGCAGATTGACGCCATTTTGGCGGCCGACTGGCAGAAGAACAAGCTCAAGGGCAATGAGCCGGTTTCAGACGAGATGTTTGTTCGTCGCATCCACTTGGACATTGTGGGCCGCATCCCGACCTACCGTGAGACGGAGGAGTATCTCAACTCAAAGGATCCGGCCAAGCGGCAGAAGCTCATCGACCGCCTGCTGGCGGGTGAAGGGTATGTGCAGCACTTCTACAACTTCTGGGCGGATGTGCTGCGGGCCCAGAGCAATGGCCAGGCGGGAGCGATCACCGGCACGGCCTACACGAGCTTCATCAAGGACAGCCTGCGCACGAACAAGCCGTACGACCAGTTTGTGCGGGAGATGGTTTCCGCGCAGGGCCGTTCCTGGGAGAACGGGGCCATTGGCTACTACATGAGAGACCGCGGCATGCCGCTGGACAACATGGCCAACACGGTGCGCATCTTCCTGGGCACACGTGTGGAGTGCGCCCAGTGCCACAACCACCCCTTCGACAAGTGGTCACAGAAGCAGTTTTATGAAATGGCCGCCTTCACCTACGGGGTGGAGGCCAATGACTACAACGGCGGGGCTCTCACGGGGGTCCGCGATCTGCTGCGCGACCGGGAAAAAGCCATCCGCGACATCGAGAAAGCCCACGGCAAAGACGCCGCCAACAAGGCGCGGGAAGAGTATCGCAAAGAGTCCCGCTATGTGAATGAGGCGCTGACCCGTCTGCGTGACCCCGTGCGCTACACGGACGCCAGCTTCAACGAGCGTCGCGAGCTGCGCCTGCCGCATGACTATCAGTACACTGATGCCAAACCCAAGTCCGCTGTGGCCCCTGCCTCGATGATGGGCAAGGCGGTGGAAAAGAAGGAAGGCCAGGGCCAGCTGGAGGCTTATGCCACCTGGATGACCTCCCGGGACAACCCCCGTTTCACCAATGTGGTGGCAAACCGGCTGTGGAAAAAGACCTTTGGCATGGGCCTCATTGAGCCCGTGGATGAGCTCATGGACAGTACTGTGGCGATGAATCCGGAACTGATGAAGCACCTGGAGGGCCTGATGGTGAGCCTGAACTATGACATGAAGGCCTACCTGCGGACGCTCTTCAACACCCGCGCCTATCAGAGCGCCGTGACCCGTGAGGAGATCCCCGCTGGCATGCCCTATCACTTTACCGGTCCCGTCCTGCGCCGCATGTCGGCTGAACAGATGTGGGATTCCTTCGTAGCCCTCATCAATCCCACGCCGGACATGCCCAATCTGCCGGTGCGCGAGCAGGCTGAGCAACGCATCGCGGCGGCCAAGAAGTACAGCGACTCGCTGGACACCCTGACGCCTGAAGAGATGTTGAAGGGGGCCGAAGTGGCCGGCCAGAAGTTCAAGGAACAATCCACCAAGCTCACGGAGCTACAGAAGCTGATCGCCCAGGCCCGTGCTGATGGTGACAAAGAGAAAGCCCGTGAACTGGGCCGCGAATCCAACGAACTGCAACGGGTCGCCCGTCAGTCCGTGAACACGAACATCGTCGTCCCGGCCATGCGCAAGCTGGCCTCCAATGTGAGCGGCAAGACGGCGACCCCCGAGGCCTCCGCGACGCTGGCCGCCGTGGACGGTGCCGCTGCTCCCACCGGACCAGCTATGGCGGATGGGGCAAGCTCCATGATGGCCATGAATCCGATGGAAGCCAGCATGGGCATCGATACCAAGGTGCTCATCCCCGGCTATGACAAGGCACCCAAGACGGATGAGCAAATCCGCGAGGAGCGCGAGGCCCAGCAGAAGGTGCTGCTGGACGAGGCTGGGTACTACGGCATCCCAGAGAAAAAGGTGCGCGACTATGCGAAGTCCCGCGTGGCCCAGATGCGCCAGTGGTTACGCTCGGCGGAGATCGACTCCCCCGCCCCGCGTGGGCACTACCTGCGTGAGTTCGGCCAGAGCGACCGTGAGACGATCGAGAACGCCAACTATGATGCCTCCGTGCCCCAGGCGCTGGCGATGATGAACAGCCCGCTCCTGCCGCAGATCATGGACCAGTACTCCCAGCTGATGCTGACCATCAACAAAGCCCCGTATCCCGATGACAAGGTGGATGCCGCGTACATGACGCTGCTCTCCCGCAAGCCCACGCCGAAGGAGCGGGAAGTCTGGAGCAAGGCCCAGGACAAAGGTCTTAACACGATGGAAGACCTCATCTACGCGCTGATCAACACCCAGCAGTTCATTTTCATCCAGTAA
- a CDS encoding DUF1501 domain-containing protein produces MNNRLLRSDEINRRQFVARTASSLLGVGLLPEVFTPQAHAAFEGSSKLKQVATAKNVIYLYMSGGQSHLDTWDPKEGVETAGPTKPIKTSADGLRVSEYLPLTAQQMHHVAVLNSITSTQGAHEQGNYFMHTSYTLRGTIRHPGMGAWLNVFQGGGNSTLPNYVYVGNDSRHPGAGFFPAGNNPLFVGNPEAGLKNVQIQRNLTEERFASRMSLADDLDKEFRSTFPHRNVKAYSDMYDNAISMMKSEDLKAFDLTEEPEDLRKAYGSEAFGQGCLLARRLVERGVRFVEVSLGGWDTHTANFVRVPELCETLDKGLSSLLADLNARGLLKETLVVLMSEFGRTPTINQNVGRDHYPKVFSGIMAGGGIQGGMTYGKSDAEGREVAENKIEIPDVNATIGYALGLPLDQVIYSPSKRPFTVADKGQPITGIFG; encoded by the coding sequence ATGAATAACCGACTGCTTCGCTCAGACGAGATCAATCGTCGCCAGTTTGTTGCCCGCACGGCGAGCTCCCTCCTCGGGGTGGGTCTGCTGCCGGAGGTCTTCACCCCCCAGGCGCACGCCGCCTTTGAGGGATCGTCCAAGCTCAAGCAGGTGGCCACGGCCAAGAACGTGATCTACCTGTACATGTCTGGTGGGCAGAGCCATCTGGACACGTGGGATCCGAAAGAAGGGGTGGAAACCGCCGGTCCCACCAAGCCGATCAAGACCAGCGCGGATGGCTTGCGTGTTTCCGAGTACCTGCCGCTCACGGCACAGCAGATGCATCATGTGGCCGTGCTGAACTCCATCACCTCCACGCAGGGGGCGCATGAGCAGGGCAACTACTTCATGCACACCAGCTACACGCTGCGGGGCACCATCCGCCACCCCGGCATGGGCGCGTGGCTGAACGTCTTTCAGGGCGGTGGCAACAGCACTCTGCCCAACTATGTGTACGTGGGCAATGACAGCCGCCATCCCGGTGCTGGCTTCTTCCCGGCGGGCAACAATCCGCTCTTCGTGGGCAATCCGGAGGCGGGGCTGAAGAACGTCCAAATCCAGCGCAACCTCACGGAGGAGCGCTTTGCCTCCCGCATGTCCCTGGCGGACGATCTGGACAAGGAGTTCCGCAGTACCTTCCCGCACCGGAATGTGAAGGCGTACTCGGACATGTACGACAACGCCATCTCCATGATGAAGAGCGAGGATCTGAAGGCCTTCGACCTCACGGAGGAGCCCGAGGATTTGCGCAAGGCTTATGGCTCCGAGGCCTTCGGCCAGGGCTGTCTGCTCGCCCGCCGTCTGGTGGAGCGCGGCGTGCGTTTTGTGGAAGTGTCGCTGGGCGGTTGGGACACTCACACGGCCAACTTCGTCCGGGTGCCGGAACTGTGCGAGACCCTCGACAAGGGTCTCTCCTCCCTGCTCGCCGACCTGAACGCCCGCGGCCTCCTGAAGGAGACGCTGGTGGTGCTGATGTCTGAGTTCGGCCGCACGCCGACCATCAACCAGAACGTGGGTCGCGATCACTACCCGAAGGTCTTCTCCGGCATCATGGCTGGCGGCGGCATCCAGGGCGGCATGACATATGGAAAGTCCGACGCGGAAGGTCGCGAGGTGGCAGAGAACAAGATCGAGATCCCGGATGTGAACGCCACTATCGGCTACGCGCTGGGCCTGCCCCTGGACCAGGTGATCTACTCCCCGAGCAAGCGCCCCTTCACGGTGGCGGACAAAGGGCAGCCCATCACGGGCATCTTTGGCTGA
- a CDS encoding DUF4013 domain-containing protein, translated as MKFVESITDFFKSPKWVTNLIFAGLCALVSSIIPLVGFIVLAGWLVTGFYMRQNDEDFVTFPDFDFNQLGKYLERGLWPMLTTAAVGIGVGLVLWLVFFIPIMILTALLSDSNGVVGGFFALIMSLISLVVYFGIFAVLSLIMMPLSIRASLVQDFVQAFDINFIKKFALMMWKEILMASLFVLVAGSLLTFIGFFAFCVGMFLAQALMFFSWTHLSKQVYKLYLSRGGEPVPVSPKLAVL; from the coding sequence ATGAAATTTGTCGAATCCATCACTGACTTCTTCAAGAGCCCGAAGTGGGTCACCAACCTGATCTTCGCCGGTCTGTGTGCCCTGGTGTCCAGCATCATCCCGCTCGTTGGTTTCATCGTTCTGGCCGGCTGGCTGGTCACCGGCTTCTACATGCGCCAGAACGACGAGGACTTCGTCACCTTCCCGGACTTTGATTTCAATCAACTGGGCAAGTACCTGGAGCGCGGCCTGTGGCCGATGCTCACCACGGCGGCGGTCGGCATCGGCGTCGGCCTGGTGCTGTGGCTGGTGTTCTTCATCCCCATCATGATCCTCACCGCATTGCTCTCAGATTCCAACGGGGTCGTAGGCGGGTTCTTCGCCCTGATCATGAGTCTCATCTCCCTGGTGGTGTACTTCGGCATCTTTGCGGTGCTCTCCCTCATCATGATGCCGCTCAGTATTCGTGCCTCGCTGGTGCAGGACTTTGTGCAGGCGTTCGACATCAACTTCATCAAGAAGTTCGCCCTCATGATGTGGAAGGAGATTCTCATGGCCTCCCTGTTCGTGCTGGTGGCGGGATCTTTGCTGACCTTCATCGGGTTCTTCGCCTTTTGCGTCGGGATGTTCCTGGCCCAGGCGCTGATGTTCTTCTCCTGGACGCACCTGAGCAAGCAGGTTTACAAGCTCTACCTGAGCCGCGGCGGTGAGCCCGTGCCAGTGAGCCCGAAACTGGCCGTCCTATAA
- a CDS encoding DoxX-like family protein translates to MNMHKAIVDPEPVTVPVSLRDFRRLQWIKTSARFSIGLVWVWEGLIPKILHPSATQFEMVRRSGWWWGSPEQTLYWLGMAMILAGFGIMSGIWERAAALISTLAVLVLMVLVITSHPEALHDPFGGLVKDACLFNCAALVWWWPRLPASTKER, encoded by the coding sequence ATGAACATGCACAAAGCCATCGTCGATCCGGAACCCGTCACTGTGCCCGTGAGTCTGCGGGACTTCCGCCGCTTGCAATGGATCAAGACCTCAGCCCGTTTTTCCATCGGGCTGGTGTGGGTCTGGGAGGGGCTAATCCCGAAGATTCTGCATCCCTCCGCCACTCAGTTTGAAATGGTGCGCCGCAGCGGCTGGTGGTGGGGCTCGCCAGAGCAGACGCTCTACTGGCTGGGGATGGCCATGATCCTGGCAGGCTTTGGCATCATGAGCGGCATCTGGGAGCGTGCGGCGGCCCTGATCTCCACGCTGGCCGTGCTGGTGCTCATGGTGCTGGTCATCACGAGCCATCCAGAGGCTCTGCATGATCCTTTTGGTGGTCTGGTCAAAGATGCGTGCCTCTTTAATTGTGCGGCACTGGTGTGGTGGTGGCCGCGTTTGCCCGCGTCAACGAAAGAAAGGTGA
- a CDS encoding DUF2071 domain-containing protein: MSSMAAPLKSWLPSAAGRERLLQGGLGEPLLTADWERVLMLHYEVDPTALQPWVPFPLDLHEGRAYVSLVAFTMRDMAPRRGGRWTSWMLRPIATHEFLNVRTYVRSHVGEGPDVEEGIHFLHEWLPNRLAVGLGRPVFGLPYRLGRLRYDHRHEEGELTGCVEDAYSTGCLRYRAPVSGPFASCVAGSLTEFLMERYSAFTEWLGWKRRFRIWHPPWPQVEVVPEVLDDRLLRGHCAWFEGARLRGAHYSPGSPGVWMSRPSKI, translated from the coding sequence ATGTCTTCGATGGCGGCCCCTTTGAAAAGCTGGCTGCCCAGCGCGGCGGGACGCGAGCGTTTGTTGCAGGGTGGCCTGGGCGAGCCCCTGCTCACCGCCGACTGGGAGCGGGTGCTGATGCTGCACTACGAGGTGGATCCCACCGCACTTCAGCCCTGGGTGCCCTTCCCGCTGGATCTGCATGAAGGGCGTGCCTATGTGAGCCTGGTGGCCTTCACCATGCGGGACATGGCCCCAAGGCGGGGCGGGCGCTGGACCTCCTGGATGCTGCGACCGATCGCCACGCATGAGTTCCTGAATGTACGGACCTATGTGAGATCCCATGTGGGAGAGGGGCCGGATGTCGAGGAGGGCATTCACTTCCTGCACGAGTGGCTGCCGAACCGTTTGGCGGTAGGGCTGGGGCGACCGGTGTTCGGTTTGCCCTATCGGCTGGGGAGGCTGCGCTACGATCACCGGCATGAGGAAGGTGAGCTGACCGGGTGCGTGGAGGATGCGTACAGCACCGGATGTCTGCGCTACCGGGCACCTGTGAGCGGGCCGTTTGCGTCGTGTGTGGCGGGGAGCCTCACCGAGTTTCTGATGGAGCGCTACAGCGCCTTCACCGAGTGGCTGGGGTGGAAGCGGCGCTTCCGCATCTGGCACCCGCCGTGGCCGCAGGTGGAGGTGGTGCCGGAGGTGCTGGATGACAGACTCCTGCGGGGCCATTGCGCCTGGTTCGAGGGAGCCCGCCTGCGCGGCGCGCACTATTCACCAGGATCTCCGGGCGTGTGGATGAGCCGCCCCAGCAAGATTTAG
- a CDS encoding TIGR01777 family oxidoreductase: protein MKQQLKVILAGGSGFLGLALARSLAARDVEVVILARAPQPAGAPGRWVRWDGRTVEPAWAWELEGAHAVVNLTGKNVNCRYTPAALQEINDSRVDSVRAIGAAIRACKRPPGAWVQSGSLAIYGDAGERECDETTAPGAGIPVDTCLKWEAAFAAEATPGTRKVLYRISFVLGHGGGALRMLVNLARCFLGGAIGSGRQYISWIHGADMIRLWERAMDDPGMEGVYNATSPGPVPNAAFMRELRRALHRPWSPALPSLLVPLGCWFLRTEPVLALTGRRGAPARLLAEGFEFHHTDLRQALRQLFDRD from the coding sequence ATGAAACAACAACTCAAAGTCATCCTTGCCGGCGGCAGCGGCTTCCTGGGCCTGGCGCTGGCCCGCAGCCTGGCCGCCCGGGACGTGGAGGTGGTCATCCTGGCGCGCGCGCCCCAACCCGCCGGGGCACCTGGTCGCTGGGTGCGCTGGGACGGTCGCACCGTGGAGCCTGCCTGGGCCTGGGAGCTGGAAGGAGCCCATGCGGTGGTGAACCTCACCGGAAAGAATGTGAACTGCCGCTACACCCCGGCCGCGCTCCAGGAGATCAATGACTCGCGGGTGGACTCGGTGCGGGCCATTGGCGCGGCCATCCGGGCCTGCAAGCGTCCGCCCGGCGCTTGGGTGCAGTCGGGGTCCCTGGCCATCTATGGCGATGCCGGCGAACGTGAGTGCGATGAAACGACTGCTCCCGGTGCGGGCATCCCGGTGGATACCTGTTTGAAATGGGAGGCGGCCTTTGCGGCGGAGGCCACCCCCGGCACGCGGAAGGTGCTCTACCGCATCAGTTTCGTGCTGGGTCACGGCGGAGGCGCGCTGCGGATGCTGGTGAACCTTGCGCGTTGTTTCCTCGGTGGAGCGATCGGCAGCGGGCGGCAGTACATCAGCTGGATCCACGGGGCGGACATGATCCGGCTGTGGGAGCGCGCGATGGACGACCCCGGCATGGAGGGCGTGTACAACGCCACCAGCCCCGGTCCGGTGCCGAATGCCGCCTTCATGCGGGAGCTGCGCCGGGCGCTGCACCGGCCGTGGTCGCCCGCGCTGCCCTCCTTACTGGTGCCGCTGGGCTGCTGGTTCCTGCGGACGGAGCCGGTCCTGGCCCTCACGGGCCGCCGGGGTGCTCCGGCAAGGCTGCTGGCGGAGGGCTTCGAGTTTCATCACACCGATCTCCGCCAGGCCCTCCGGCAGCTCTTTGACCGCGACTGA